ACGGTCGTCCATCCGATCCTGATCGAGCCGGAGCGGCCCTCTCTCGACAGTGAGGTCGTGGTCCCGGAGGGCCACTACTTCGTGATGGGGGATAACCGGGACAACAGCCGAGACAGCCGTTCGTGGGGCACCGTCCCCGATGATCACCTGATCGGGAAGGCGTTCTTGATCTGGATGAACTGGGACAGCGAGAATACGGGTATCAGATGGACGCGCATCGGTCGCTATATCGATTGATTCCAGCTCTGCAAATTGAGAAAAACCATGCTATCTCGGATCGCTTCTTACCAGCGCGGGTTTACGTTGATCGGCTTCCTCGTCGTCTGCGTCCTCGTCGGTTTCGCGGCGCTCGTTGTCATGAGGCTCTTCCCTCTTTATAACGAGAGCTTCAAGGTCCGCGCGGCGCTGGAGGCCGTCGCCAGCCAGCCGGACATCGCCCAGAAGACCGCCCACGAGATCCGCACCTTGGTGATGCGCAACTTCGAGGTCTCCGACGTCGATCGCTTCACCGCCGCCACGCTCAAGAACGCCTTGAGCGTGAAACGCGACCCGAGCGGCAAGCAGCGCGTTGTGCGCATTGCCTATGAGGC
This sequence is a window from Pseudomonadota bacterium. Protein-coding genes within it:
- a CDS encoding DUF4845 domain-containing protein, which encodes MIGFLVVCVLVGFAALVVMRLFPLYNESFKVRAALEAVASQPDIAQKTAHEIRTLVMRNFEVSDVDRFTAATLKNALSVKRDPSGKQRVVRIAYEAPGPLFGNLDVVLKIDESITIAGAATE